TCAATGCTGCACCGGTTCTTGATGGCACGCGGATCGTTGGGATTGTCGCGCGGCAGATGGTTGAAAAAGCCCTGCATCATCAGATGGGAGATACGTCGATCAGTGAGATCATGTCGAGTGATTTTTCGCAGGCGTCTTCCGGTACCGACATTCTCGATTTGAAAGAGATGATCCTCGCGCATCGTCAACGCTTTATCCCGATCATTGATGAAGGGGTCCTGGTCGGGGTTGTCACACGCACTGATCTGCTTCAGCACCTGGTCGGAGAACAGGGGAGCAATGGTGGCACCCGGTCTCGTTTGAAACGCAAAAGTGTCAGTCGTTTACTCCCGCAAATTGTACCGCTGGATCTGTTGTCTCTCTTGCGCCGGATTGGAGAGCTGGCAGAAAGTTCAAATGTTAAAGCTTATCTCGTGGGTGGATTCGTGCGCGATCTGCTCTTAAGACAACCCAATGATGATGTCGACATTGTCGTTGAGGGGGAGGGCATTTCTTTTGCTGAGCAGGTTGCCCGCATGCTGGATGGGCGGGTTAAGGCACATCCTAAATTCGGAACGGCGGTCGTTGTCTCGCCGGAGGGCCTGAAGATAGATATCGCTACCGCGCGCATCGAATATTATGCAGCGCCGGCGGCGTTGCCGGAAGTCGAATATGCTTCCATTCGTCATGATCTCTATCGCCGTGATTTTTCGATCAACACCTTGGCGATGATTTTAAACCGTTCCAATTTTGGTCAGATACTCGATTTTTTTAATGGCCAGCGTGATCTGAAGGACCAGGCGATCCGGGTTCTGCATAATCTCAGTTTTGTTGAAGATCCGACACGCGCCTTTCGGGCGGTGCGGTTTGAACAGCGTCTCGGGTTCAAAATCGGTGGGCAGACCGAACGTTTGTTAAAAAATGCCGTAGCGAATAAGGTTGTCGCACGGGTGAGCGGACGGCGGATTCTGAATGAATTGCGCCATATCCTTGGAGAAACCCATCCATTGCCGGCATTGAAGCGGCTTGATTCCCTCGGTCTGTTGCCCTTTGTTTCGCCGAGTCTCAGGTTCGACGAAGTCGCAGAGGGTTTGTTTGTTGCAGCTGACAAGGCATTGAACTGGTTTGAATTGCTCTTCACAGGCGAGGACTGTGATCCCTTTTTGGTTAGACTGCTCTGTTTATTTAATGATTTACCGCGACGTGAACTGAAGAAAACCCTGGCCGCACTGGAGTTGAAGCTCAGCTGGCAAAACGTATTAAGTGCCGAAGTCATTCAGACGCGCAAGGCACTGGCTTTCTTAACTCGTGCCACTGAACGTTCAACTATGCCAGCAGCCAGTCGGATTTATCACTGGTTAAACCCCTTGTCACTTGAGTCGTTGATCTATCTTCTGGCCCTGTCTAGATCAGAAGATGCGCGACGCATGATATCAACCTATGTGACCCGCTTGCGCCATCTGCGGATTGAATTGGATGGGCATGATCTGACCGCCCTGGGGATGACCCCCGGTCCGCAATACACCAGGATACTGACAAATCTGCTTGATGCCAGGATTGACGGAAAAATTTTATCGCGTGAGGATGAAGTACAATGGGTTAAGAAGCATTTTATGCTCTGAGTTCTCGAATTGAGCATTTCATTGACTCCCCTCGGGGGTTCTGCGAAAATCTGCCCTGTTTTCTTTGTATTACCGCTGGAGCGGGCATGGAGTAATTTGATTTTATGGGGCATGGAATAGACGCTTTTTTACTGAAATTGTCGGTGATGCTGGTGCCGGCCCTGCTTGCTATAATCCTGCATGAAGTCGCTCACGGCTATGTTGCAGACCGATTGGGAGATCCGACCGCGCGCCTGCTGGGGCGTTTGACCCTTAATCCCTTACGCCACCTTGATCCGATCGGCACGATCGCGATCTTCGTTTTCGGTTTCGGCTGGGCACGGCCGGTGCCGGTCAACGCCAAAAACCTGCGTCATCCGCGACAGGACATGATCTGGGTCGCCCTGGCAGGCCCGTTGACCAATCTCGCTCTCGCTTTGATTTCGGTCCTCTTTCTGCGTGGCATCAGCCTCCTGGAAACGACTCAATTGGTCAGTAGCCAGATGTTCTTGGATATCAGTCGACCCCTCAGGGTTATGGCGGCCTTTAGCCTCTACATCAATCTGCTGCTCGGTGTTTTCAACCTTCTCCCGATCCCTCCCCTCGATGGCGGACGTGTCCTGGTAGGCATTCTGCCCGGAAAACAAGCGCTCTGGCTCAATCGTTTTGAACCGTTCGGATTTGTCCTGCTACTGTTATTGATTTTTTTTACCGATGTCTGGAGTCGGCTGCTTTCGCCGTTGATGACTCTGCTGCTGCAGACCCTGGCCGGGGGTGAATACCACTATGTCGAAAAAGCGATCAGCTTTCTTTTTGGTGGTTAGCTGATGTCGATTGCTATCAGTCTGCCGAACTTCGACGGTCCCCTTGATTTGCTGCTTCATCTGATAAAAACCAACGAAATGGATATTGCCGATATCCAGATAGGTGAAATCACCGAGCAGTACCTTGCCGTGATTGATCAGATGCAACAGCTGAATCTGGACGTCGCCGGTGAGTTTTTAGTCATGGCGGCGACCCTGATGCATATCAAATCACAGATGCTGTTGCCAGTTTCAGAAGATATTGTCGGTGAAGACGAAGAACTTGATCCACGCGCTGAACTTATCCGGCGTCTACTGGAATATCAGCGCTATAAGGATGCGGCCAATAATCTGGACCTCCGTCCCTGTCTGAAGCGTGACGTTTTTTTACGCCAATTCGTTGAGCCTGACACAAGCGAAGCCAGCGTGGGAGATGATATTAGTCTCGGGGTGTACCAGTTGGCAGCTGCATTTCATAAGCTGCTGAAACACGCCAAAATCGACGTTGTTCACGAGGTTATGCGTGAGCAGTTGTCGGTTTCTGACTATATTCATAAGATTCTCGAGCAGCTGCAATCTTGCGAACAACGCGCCTTTGCGGATTTTTTTACCCATAGGGGAACACGGCGTGAAATGGTTGTGACTTTTCTGGCGATGCTCGAACTTGTGAAAATGCGGATGATCAAGATTTCACAAAGTGCGGAGTTTCAGCCGATTTGGCTCAGCCTGGCCGTACAGAATTCCGGGCCCGATCCCTTGGCTCTGGACGAGGAGGCGATGGGGTATGGATGAACGTTGCCGGGCGGTTGCGGCATTAATCTTTGCCGCTGAGGGTCCCATGAGCCTCGATCGTCTTTGTCTGTTTTTTGAATGCCAACGTGCGGAACTCAGGCCTGTCATTGACCGTCTGCTTGAGGCGTATCCTGTCTCACGGGGTGGCTTCTATCTGGCTGAGATCGCCGGGGGATATCAGTTTCGCACTGACCCGGACCTTTCACATTGGTTGGGCAAGTTGAATCGTGATCGACCTTTCCGCTTTTCACCGGCGGCTCTGGAGACCCTGGCGATGATCGCTTATCGGCAACCGGTGACTCGAGGCGAGATCGAATATTTGCGCGGTGTTGATTCCGGGGGAGTATTAAAAACCCTGCTCGATAAGGGATTTCTGCGGATTTTGGGGAAAAAAGACGTCCCCGGTCGACCTTTAATGTATGGGACCAGCCGGAACTTTTTAGAATTTTTTGGTTTGAAAGATCTGAGTGATCTACCGACGTTACGTGAATTTACAGCTTTGGACCCAGGACTGGATTCTGCTGCTGATCTTCAGACGGAAAGCGGGCTGGCGCCAGCTGAAGAACTGATTATTGAACAGGAATTGAAAGACGCATGAAAGAACGATTGCAGAAATTAATCTCACGCTCCGGGTTGATGTCACGTCGCCAGGCAGAGGTGAAGATCCGTCAGGGGCTGGTCTCGATTGATGGTCGCATCGCTCAATTAGGGGAGAGCGCCGATCCTGCATTGGAAGAGGTTCGGGTTGAAGGGGCGCAACTTCAGTTCGATTCTCATACACTAACCCTGATCTTGAATAAACCAACCGGATACATCTGTACCATGAACGATCCGCAAAACCGTCGTCTGGCGAGTGATCTGCTGCCGAAGGAACTCGGACGCTTATATCCGGTCGGGCGACTCGATTATAATACGGAAGGATTGCTGTTATTGACGAACGATGGAGAACTCGCTCAGCATCTGACCCATCCAAGTCATCAGGTGACAAAAACATATCTGGTTAAGGTCCGCGGGTGGTTGGATGATGCCGGCCGAAATAAGCTGGAAACAGGCGTCCCCCTGGACGACGGCCTGACTGCTCCGGCAACCGTTTCTGCAGTGCGGCGTAGTGGCAAAAACTGCTGGTTTGAACTGACCCTCGGGGAAGGCCGGAATCGTCAAGTTCGCCGAATGTGTGATGCTATCGGTCTTTCGGTCATTCGATTGAAGAGAATTGCCTTGGGCGATTTACACCTTGGGGAACTCGAAACTGGAAAGTTTCGTGTTTTACAGGCGACTGAATTACTCAGGTTGAAAAAAAATGCGGGTCTGTAATACTCTAAACCGGTGAATATGGAGTGGGAGGGGCCATTGTATTCTCAATATCGTCTCTCCCAGAACAAGCTGTTTTTCCTAGGGAAACAGGGTGTCTTTCTTGACAACTCGGAATCTCATCGCTTATCTTTGGCGAGTTGATTCTGAGTCCGTTTTGAAGTGGGGAGCACATCTTTTGTCAAACAAGCAAAAATATATTGATTCAGCGCAGAAGAATATCAAGAAAAAACTCTTTTCCCGGGCGATCAAGGACTATCAGAAAGTCGTGGAAGTTGATCCGCGAGACATCCGTTCACGCCAACGCTTGGCAGAACTCTTCGTAAAAACCAATCAAACCGGCGAAGCTTTTGAGCAATACGAGGCAGTTGCCAAGTATTTTGCAAGTAATGGATTTTACCTCAAGGCGATCGCTATTTATAAACAAATGCAACGCCTTGATCCAAGTCAGATCAATATCTTCAGCCGACTTGCGGAGTTAAATGAAAAACAGGGGCTGGTGGGTAATGCCCTTGCGGAACTGCGACATCTCGTAGGTTACTACGAAAAGAACAACATGGTGGCCGATGCGATCAAGACGCTTGAGAAGATGCGTGATCTTGATAGTGGCAGTATCAATGTGCAGGTCAAACTAGCTGAAGTTTATGCTAATAATGAGCGTGTTGCCGATGGACTTGCGGAATTTAAAGATATTTTAAAGCAATTGGAAGGGAAGCAAGATTTCGATAAAATTTTACGTCTCTACCGAATATTCCTTCCGCTCTTCCCACAAAATATTGATCTGCAAAAAGGATTGGCGCTGACCCTGATTCAGGTGGGGGATTCCTCCAAAGGCATTACGCTACTTCAGCAGTTGTTGCGAAACCACACCTGTGATGCCGAAATTCTGCCGATCCTCGGTACTACATATCAAGACTTAGAAGATTATAAAAATGCTCGTTTGACTTATCTTCACCTGCTGAAACTGGATTCCAGGGATCTGGACGCTCGTGAAAGTTTGGTTCAGTGTTATCTAAAAGAAAAAAATTATCCTAAAGCACTCGCTGAGCTGGAAGACTGGAAAGAAGCATTCCTTAAGATTAATCGATTGGAGCGGCTGCAAGAATTCTACGAATCCCTGCAGTCCATGTTGCCCGGAAATCAACAGGTTCTTCAGACCCTCGACTCCATCTATGAAATGACCGGGGATGGGGGCAAGCGCCTTGATATGGTCTCAGGGACAGTTACACACGGAGAGATTGGTTCTGTGCGTGCCAACGTCGCTGAAGAGACTCTGTCAGACTCCTTGCTGGGCGACATGGGGTCTGGCGATGATAATCTTGATTTTGACGTGTCTGATCTGATTGGTGATTCCGTGGGTGCCGAGATTCCGGTTGCTGAAGAAGGGTCCGAACTGGAGCTAGAGCTTCTGGACGAGGTTGAGCCTGAGGAAGAAGATGAGTTTATTGAGCTTAATCTCACAAATTCTCCTGACGCCGAAAAAAGTAATTCATTTGAAGAGATGAGCCTCGACTTTGATCTTGATGATGATGACATTTCGGCCCCTTCTCGGGACGTTGATGCCGATCTGGAAGAAGCTGAATTTTATCTTCAGCAGGGGTTGTTTGAAGAAGCCGAAAAAGTTTGTATCAGTATTCTCGAGCAACTACCCGATAGCATGGAAGTGAAAACCAAGCTTGAGGAGATCAGGTCTCGCAGGGATGTGCAGGGCCTTCAGGGAGAAACTTCTACTGAACTTCAGGATCTTGCCGCCGAGCTGCTTGAAGAGGGCTTTCCTGAAATGGATATCGAATTGACCGACGAGGCAGGGCGGGACCAGTTCGAATCCTTTTCCGATTCTCCGCCAAAAAAGACTGAGAATACTTCGCGTAAGGTTTTCCGCACTGATGTTGATGAGCAAATTGCGGCAGATGATATGGAGTCACATTACAATTTGGGGATCGCGTATCGCGAGATGGGTCTGTTTAGTGACGCCGTTGCTGAATTTGGTAAGGCTGAAAGAGATCCTGCCCGTTTTGTGGATTGTCAGACTTTAAAGGGTCTTTGTTGTGTTGATCAGGGTGACTTTGAAAAGGGTGAGGAAGCCTTTCTTGCCGCATTGGCTGGTGATGATCTGGCGGAAGGTCAGAAGTTGAGCCTGCATTATGAGCTTGGGCTTCTATACGAAAACTGGGAACGTCCTCTGGATGCGCTGGATAGCTTTCAGTATGTTGCTGATTCCGAGCTTTTTTTTCGTGATGTCGCCGACCGTCTGGAGCAGTTGCGAAAAAAATTAGGGCTTGATGATGACTCCGACCAGCAGAAGGCCGATGCAAAGGGTGAATCGTTGGTACCGAAGGATCGGATCTCCTTTCTGTGAATAAACTTGCAATTGACCGATATTTAATCGTGCCTCAGGTTATGCTATTCGCTAGCGGTTGCTGTTTAACCCTGAGAAGGAGGGATTATGGGGTACGCTGAATATTTTAATCTTGAGCGGGAGCCTTTTTCCAACGCGCCAAACGATAAGTTTTTTTTCAATAGTGATCAACATAATCAGGCTTTGCTGCGTTTGATGTATGCCGTCGACTCGAATAAGGGTCTTGCTGTTTTGGTTGGTGGTGTAGGGACGGGCAAGACAACTCTGGCGCGTCGAATGCTGGATAACTTGCCTCTTGATCAATATGAATCTTCCCTGCTGGTGATGATTCATTCCGGCATTACTCCGGTGTGGATTTTATCGCGCATCGCCCTGCAGCTTGGGGTCAAGGCTCCCGATAACGATCCATTGAGAATCCTCAAGCAGCTCTATGAAAGACTATTGCAGATTCATGATGAAGGTCGCAAAGCCGTGGTCCTGATTGATGAAGCGCAGATGTTACAGAGTCGCGAACTGATGGAAGAGTTTCGCGGTCTGCTTAATCTTGAAATTCCAGGGAAAAAACTGCTCAATGTTGTGTTCTTCGGTCTCTCGAATCTGGAGCAGAGCATGAAACTCGATGAACCGCTTGCCCAGCGGGTAGCAGTTAAATACACGCTCAAGCCTCTATCTGCAGAGACAACGCACAGTTACATTGCTCATCGCCTGCGTGTTGCGGGGGGTGAAGAGATGCTGTTTGAGGAGTCCGCCATTGATAAGATTCATAAGTATGCTGGTGGTGTACCGCGACTAATCAACACGATTGCCGATAATGCGCTGTTTGAAACATATTTGCGACATGACTTGATTGTTTCTGAGGCGGTCGTAGATAGTGTTTCTGAAGATCTTGGGTTGAGTAACCCCATAAGTTTTCAACCGGTTAGCACTCAAAGTGCCGTTGTCTCTGCAGTGCCAGAAGCTCAACCCGATGGTGATGATCAAAATGATTTGGAGGCTATTGACACAATGCTCCAGGGCTTTCAGGAGGGTTGAAACTCCCAGCCAGCGTGCTTTTGATTGTAGCGACCGGGAGTTTGGTCGCTACTGTTGTTTTAAGTGAGGTTTTACTTGGATAACCGATCCCGCATAAAAATTTTAGATGAAAGTCTGTGTAACCAGATTGCGGCAGGAGAGGTGGTTGAGCGACCAGCTTCTGTGGTCAAGGAACTGGTAGAAAACTCAATTGATGCGGGCGCTGATGAAATAATTGTCGAGCTTGAATCCGGAGGCTGCAAATTAATTCGTGTCGGTGATAATGGTTGTGGCATGAATCGACAGGATGTTTTTTTATGCCTTGAACGGCATTCGACAAGTAAAATTCACAAAGCCGAAGATTTGTTCGCTTTGACGACTTTGGGTTTCCGGGGGGAAGCGCTGGCGTCAATTGCGTCCGTTTCTCGCTTCCGTCTGCGCAGTAGTGCTACCGATGATGGTCTGGGGCAGGAGCTTCTGGTAGAGGGTGGACATGTTAA
Above is a genomic segment from Geopsychrobacter electrodiphilus DSM 16401 containing:
- a CDS encoding site-2 protease family protein, producing the protein MGHGIDAFLLKLSVMLVPALLAIILHEVAHGYVADRLGDPTARLLGRLTLNPLRHLDPIGTIAIFVFGFGWARPVPVNAKNLRHPRQDMIWVALAGPLTNLALALISVLFLRGISLLETTQLVSSQMFLDISRPLRVMAAFSLYINLLLGVFNLLPIPPLDGGRVLVGILPGKQALWLNRFEPFGFVLLLLLIFFTDVWSRLLSPLMTLLLQTLAGGEYHYVEKAISFLFGG
- a CDS encoding segregation and condensation protein A, yielding MSIAISLPNFDGPLDLLLHLIKTNEMDIADIQIGEITEQYLAVIDQMQQLNLDVAGEFLVMAATLMHIKSQMLLPVSEDIVGEDEELDPRAELIRRLLEYQRYKDAANNLDLRPCLKRDVFLRQFVEPDTSEASVGDDISLGVYQLAAAFHKLLKHAKIDVVHEVMREQLSVSDYIHKILEQLQSCEQRAFADFFTHRGTRREMVVTFLAMLELVKMRMIKISQSAEFQPIWLSLAVQNSGPDPLALDEEAMGYG
- a CDS encoding ExeA family protein yields the protein MGYAEYFNLEREPFSNAPNDKFFFNSDQHNQALLRLMYAVDSNKGLAVLVGGVGTGKTTLARRMLDNLPLDQYESSLLVMIHSGITPVWILSRIALQLGVKAPDNDPLRILKQLYERLLQIHDEGRKAVVLIDEAQMLQSRELMEEFRGLLNLEIPGKKLLNVVFFGLSNLEQSMKLDEPLAQRVAVKYTLKPLSAETTHSYIAHRLRVAGGEEMLFEESAIDKIHKYAGGVPRLINTIADNALFETYLRHDLIVSEAVVDSVSEDLGLSNPISFQPVSTQSAVVSAVPEAQPDGDDQNDLEAIDTMLQGFQEG
- a CDS encoding tetratricopeptide repeat protein, whose amino-acid sequence is MSNKQKYIDSAQKNIKKKLFSRAIKDYQKVVEVDPRDIRSRQRLAELFVKTNQTGEAFEQYEAVAKYFASNGFYLKAIAIYKQMQRLDPSQINIFSRLAELNEKQGLVGNALAELRHLVGYYEKNNMVADAIKTLEKMRDLDSGSINVQVKLAEVYANNERVADGLAEFKDILKQLEGKQDFDKILRLYRIFLPLFPQNIDLQKGLALTLIQVGDSSKGITLLQQLLRNHTCDAEILPILGTTYQDLEDYKNARLTYLHLLKLDSRDLDARESLVQCYLKEKNYPKALAELEDWKEAFLKINRLERLQEFYESLQSMLPGNQQVLQTLDSIYEMTGDGGKRLDMVSGTVTHGEIGSVRANVAEETLSDSLLGDMGSGDDNLDFDVSDLIGDSVGAEIPVAEEGSELELELLDEVEPEEEDEFIELNLTNSPDAEKSNSFEEMSLDFDLDDDDISAPSRDVDADLEEAEFYLQQGLFEEAEKVCISILEQLPDSMEVKTKLEEIRSRRDVQGLQGETSTELQDLAAELLEEGFPEMDIELTDEAGRDQFESFSDSPPKKTENTSRKVFRTDVDEQIAADDMESHYNLGIAYREMGLFSDAVAEFGKAERDPARFVDCQTLKGLCCVDQGDFEKGEEAFLAALAGDDLAEGQKLSLHYELGLLYENWERPLDALDSFQYVADSELFFRDVADRLEQLRKKLGLDDDSDQQKADAKGESLVPKDRISFL
- the scpB gene encoding SMC-Scp complex subunit ScpB — encoded protein: MDERCRAVAALIFAAEGPMSLDRLCLFFECQRAELRPVIDRLLEAYPVSRGGFYLAEIAGGYQFRTDPDLSHWLGKLNRDRPFRFSPAALETLAMIAYRQPVTRGEIEYLRGVDSGGVLKTLLDKGFLRILGKKDVPGRPLMYGTSRNFLEFFGLKDLSDLPTLREFTALDPGLDSAADLQTESGLAPAEELIIEQELKDA
- a CDS encoding pseudouridine synthase, which codes for MKERLQKLISRSGLMSRRQAEVKIRQGLVSIDGRIAQLGESADPALEEVRVEGAQLQFDSHTLTLILNKPTGYICTMNDPQNRRLASDLLPKELGRLYPVGRLDYNTEGLLLLTNDGELAQHLTHPSHQVTKTYLVKVRGWLDDAGRNKLETGVPLDDGLTAPATVSAVRRSGKNCWFELTLGEGRNRQVRRMCDAIGLSVIRLKRIALGDLHLGELETGKFRVLQATELLRLKKNAGL
- a CDS encoding CBS domain-containing protein, with amino-acid sequence MDVITTHINADFDCLGAMIAARRLYPEAVLVFPGSQERGLRAFLLDSTLYAYNFKRLKEINLGEITRLILVDVRQAARIGPFASVAVDPRVELHIFDHHLSTIDSLKGDFERIEDVGATTTIMTRTFVERGIVPTPDEATMMMLGLYEDTGNLLYGSTCAEDFSAARFLFEQGANLNTVADFLVREMTPEQVDLLNRLLKSCRRIQVHGVEIAIAQASLDYYVTDIASLAHKLKDIENLSVLIVAVRMTDRVFMVARSRIAAVDVGELLQGFGGGGHSFAASATVRDMPLEQLLDTLERRLHEQITPRMTAGSIMSTPVKSLALTSSIRQAAELLTRLNFNAAPVLDGTRIVGIVARQMVEKALHHQMGDTSISEIMSSDFSQASSGTDILDLKEMILAHRQRFIPIIDEGVLVGVVTRTDLLQHLVGEQGSNGGTRSRLKRKSVSRLLPQIVPLDLLSLLRRIGELAESSNVKAYLVGGFVRDLLLRQPNDDVDIVVEGEGISFAEQVARMLDGRVKAHPKFGTAVVVSPEGLKIDIATARIEYYAAPAALPEVEYASIRHDLYRRDFSINTLAMILNRSNFGQILDFFNGQRDLKDQAIRVLHNLSFVEDPTRAFRAVRFEQRLGFKIGGQTERLLKNAVANKVVARVSGRRILNELRHILGETHPLPALKRLDSLGLLPFVSPSLRFDEVAEGLFVAADKALNWFELLFTGEDCDPFLVRLLCLFNDLPRRELKKTLAALELKLSWQNVLSAEVIQTRKALAFLTRATERSTMPAASRIYHWLNPLSLESLIYLLALSRSEDARRMISTYVTRLRHLRIELDGHDLTALGMTPGPQYTRILTNLLDARIDGKILSREDEVQWVKKHFML